One window from the genome of Cucumis melo cultivar AY chromosome 12, USDA_Cmelo_AY_1.0, whole genome shotgun sequence encodes:
- the LOC103500389 gene encoding uncharacterized protein LOC103500389 — MRDFVSCFSEHSINISHPSCSSYSNAAVAAVSTVVSPPSPSVKTAVTSLYATTLSAAHNQTMMISVTWMKTHSAQSLAINFTQSPAAIAFKLDTTARFFKKNKGSKSYDFQSSKIEILWDLAAAIYDGGPEPVSGFYVLITIDSEIALILGEIPDSSRFNEDTEGRKWWLISRTEHCSGNTLFSTRAKFSENGVFHEISIRCSGEEEGGKRQTPGLWVWIDKKAVIRVKRLQWNFRGNQSIFVDGLLVDLLWDVHDWFFGSAMNGFGVFMFRRRSGLESRLWLEEEKNMISHNHQIQKNLDFSLLIYASKTS, encoded by the coding sequence ATGAGAgattttgtttcttgttttagTGAACACTCCATTAACATTTCTCATCCTTCTTGCTCTAGCTACTCCAATGCCGCCGTTGCCGCCGTCTCTACCGTCGTCTCTCCCCCGTCGCCGTCAGTGAAAACAGCCGTCACAAGTCTTTACGCCACCACTCTCTCCGCCGCCCACAATCAAACGATGATGATTTCAGTGACATGGATGAAAACCCACTCCGCTCAAAGCTTAGCCATAAATTTCACCCAATCTCCGGCCGCCATAGCCTTCAAACTCGACACAACTGCTCGATTCTTCAAGAAAAACAAAGGGTCAAAATCCTACGACTTCCAATCCTCCAAAATCGAAATCCTCTGGGATCTTGCCGCCGCCATTTACGACGGTGGACCGGAACCAGTTTCAGGATTTTACGTCTTGATAACAATAGATTCAGAAATCGCTTTAATTTTGGGGGAAATTCCGGATTCTTCACGTTTTAACGAGGATACAGAAGGCCGAAAATGGTGGTTGATTTCAAGAACAGAGCACTGCTCTGGAAATACTCTGTTTTCAACGAGAGCAAAGTTCAGTGAAAATGGGGTATTTCATGAGATCTCGATTAGATGCagtggagaagaagaagggggGAAAAGGCAAACGCCGGGATTATGGGTTTGGATCGACAAGAAAGCGGTGATAAGAGTGAAGAGATTGCAATGGAACTTTAGGGGAAATCAGAGTATATTTGTTGATGGGTTGTTGGTGGATTTGTTGTGGGATGTTCATGATTGGTTTTTTGGGTCAGCCATGAATGGATTTGGAGTGTTCATGTTTAGAAGGAGGAGTGGATTGGAGAGTAGGCTGTGGTTGGAAGAGGAGAAGAATATGATTTCTCATAATCATCAAATTCAAAAGAATTTGGATTTTTCATTGTTGATCTATGCAAGTAAGACTTCATGA